The genomic segment GGTTGATCCATGAAATTACCCTCTATTAGATAATGAGTAAGACTTTCTCTGGCAAGCCTAACATAAACATCTTCGTTATTTACTCTTTCCTCATATTTTTTTCTTTTTTCATTAGTAATTTCTGATAATGTATCTCTATCACTGTTTTTAAGGTCAAATTTCATTACCGCATAACCCACTCCGAAGGTGCCTTCATAGGAAAGGAGTTCTCCCTTTATTTCATTACCTTCCATTGCTCCAAGCATTATATAATAAGACCTTAAGCCACATTCTCCAGCATTTTCAACCATTTCTGGATTTATATTAAATACTCCTGCTACATCACCCTTTGTTAATAGACTTATTATTTCGGCATCAAACACTTCTCCATAGGGATTATAATCATAAGGTCCTTCATCTTTAAGATGATGTGAAAGATCACCACTTCCAATAAATACAGCATTTTCATTGCTCTCCTCTATTGCCTCTTTAATGAGTTTACCAAATTTATATAACTGTATAGGACTAAGCCCCCCATAGGTAATATGAACAAGCTTAAAAGAATTATACCTATCAACAACAAAGTACAGTGGAACTATGCTGCCGTGATCTAATTCATATTCTCTATCGTATTTTTTAAGAAAACTTGTGCTTACTTCTACCGTTGGTATATTATTACTGCGTGCCTTAGCCATAATTTTCCCTGTCAAATCCATGTCTATTTCAAAATTCATAGAAACTTTTGACGCCCCAAATTGCTTTAAATTTCCTGAAATAGAACTTTCAAAAGAAAGAGCTATGGCATCTGAAAACATAGTTCCATGTGGTGTCACTACTATTATTACTTCTGGTTTTAACTCTGATATTTCGCCTCCAATGCGCACGCAAGCATCGTATGTGTTTTTTATCTTTTTTTCCTCTCCACGTCCCACTTCTGGAATTATTATAGGTGGATGTGGCATTGTATAAAAAGCTTTTATTTTTCCCGTTGTAATCACCTCTCCTATTCATTACTTTAAATATCATTTAAAAAAATATCAAGTCAGTATTCTAGCCTAATCTATTTTTATATGCATAAATATTTTACCCACTACTTAGTGTTCATATCCATAAAGGTTTTTTAGCATTAGCTTAGTTTGGCCACTTTATAATGAAACAATATGTTTTCAATTTCCTCCACAACAACAAAGTTTTCTATTCTTATACCATGCTTTCCGTTAAGAAAAGATTAATTACCATGTGTATTTCTACTATTGTTAATGTTTTTCTATTGATTTTTATAATTATTGCTATATTAAATACATAATCTTTTTAGCCAATTTAATTTACATCCTTATGCTTTACAAGGTTTAAAGATGGTAGAGAATGTTGTAGGGGAACTTACGGAAACTGGACTCAGTAATGCCAAGCTATTAGGTATATTAAGAAATGGATACGAGAAAGTCCGTTAAATATAACATCTCATTATATGGAATGATTTATATCAAATATGGGGGCATTTATAGCAACGGAACCGAAACGGCAGTATGACTACCTTTATTTGTAAATATGTGATTAGATTAATCTTGCTGAGGATTACCGTATTTTTTACAAGTAAAGTAATCTAGTGCGATAGATAAATAAATTAAAAATACAGGCCATAAGCAGTTGTGATAGTAATAATAAAACTCTTTTCTAAGATTTTCTTAACACTATTATTTACAACAAACGCCAGTACACTATCACCTCACCAAATGTTTCCTGGAATAACCATGCAAGTTTTTCTCTAAGAACCTCTTCCTTAGAGCTACCAACATTAGAACCCCTATCAAAATGTTCCTAAGAGGTGGACATCCAACCATACTGGGTCATGCAATTGGAGAATTTGGACTAATTTTTAAGACCACTCATAAACTATCATTTTTGGATGACAAAGATTATCGTAGGCGTATTTTAGCACAGCTAAACCGTGGAGAATCAGAAAATGGTCTTAAAAGAATCGTTGTATACGAAAAAAAGGCATTGGATGCTATCAGAAATGAACATTAGTTAACACATAAAGTATTATAATAACAACCTCTTTAGAGCAAGGAAGTTGTTATTATGGTAAAAATAAAAGTCAGATACGATTGGTAAGTACTAATAATTGATCTCTTAATTAGTTGGTTTGATTTTATATCCACTTTTTTGTCCACCCGTTTTACAAAGATTCAGAGGCGCCGTACCTATAGCCCCTTATTATCCATAGATTTTCAACAAAAATAAACTTAAAAATAAATAGATTCAATCTTTAATTTGTTCTTTGCAATATAACATAGGAAAAGCATGCTAATAACATTGATTACAGGTAATCCCATAGAAATAGTGTATAATATACGAATTTTTTTATTTGCTACTGCTACTGAAGTTACTCGAATAGTTCCATTTACAGATGTTATAAAGAATATAACTGCTAAAGTTAATATAGAAATTATACAAATTGCTAGAATAACATAAAGCTGTGCAGCTGCTGGAAAAAGCAATACACCCCATATGAAAAACCAAGAGAAGGTACCTAAAGCGTCTTTTCCATAATTTGGAGTGTTAATTATCAAATTAATTGCATATATTATGAATATTAATGTTGGTATTATATAAAGTATGTTACCAAAAATAGAATACTGTAAAAGTCTTACTCCTGAGCCAATTTTCTTAGCACTGTAATTTATATCTTTACTGACAAAGGTAGACCCTGGGAACATATTAACTATACCTAAAATTACTATTACAGTTAATAGTATCTCCAAAGAATATATACATCTCGGAATTGAAAGTGATAAATTTTCAATAGAATAGCCTTTATATGGTGAAACTAATGCAGTAGGAATGACTAACAAAATAATAGGAAATAATCCTAGCATAATATATATTATTTTAGGATTTATTATTTTTATTTTCCTTGTAATAAACATAATAGTTATTGAAAGTAAGATAATTCCTCCAATTAAAACTAGAAAAACCATAATTAAAAAATCCTTCATATTTTACGCATACCTCCGAAAACAAAATTATTCTACAAGTAATTACTATAAATATACTGCATTCATACTTATTCTACATTTTTCTTACAATACCTCTAATTCTAAATATGCAAAAATATTAATATATTCGTTGTTCCAATTTTTCTACATATCTGTAAACATGAATAAAATTAATTTGTTTCCATATGACATTGTTGGGTAATGTGGACTTCATTATTAGTGAAGTATTTCTCATCTGTTACCTCCCTTTGGAATTACTGCTTTTCGCTTTATTCCTGTTGGTTTGAACCATGGTAGCTTTTGCTTT from the Clostridium sp. CM027 genome contains:
- a CDS encoding Tn3 family transposase, whose protein sequence is MKMFLRGGHPTILGHAIGEFGLIFKTTHKLSFLDDKDYRRRILAQLNRGESENGLKRIVVYEKKALDAIRNEH